The sequence GGGCTGACACCACAAGAAAGAGAGTTTTTATGGCACACGTTGATTTGTGGGATATCTTCAAAGATGTTCCAGCGGAGAAGCTTGTAGGGCACTTCAAGACTTACCTCGACGACAGTGATGAAAAGAGCCTTATTGAGGGCAAGTCCACCGAAGAACTCCGCGAGTTGCTGATCACTGCATCTACCGGTGCTGAGGACGACTTCACAGTGACAAAGATCTTTGACTACGCACTGAAGTTCCTACGCCACGATGGCTAGCGCTTAATACCACCGGTGTGGCAAGACGTAACCCGGATGCTCAGGATCGTTTCTGAGGGTCCGGGTTTTTGCTTCCCCAGGTTGCACAGTGGGAGAAAATTTAAGGGACCTCACGCACCTGTTAGAGCTCGCTGACCCTTGCTGCATTCCTGCCCTGGGGGAGTTCACAAGATACACACCGCGTGAGATCCTAGCCACCACTTTAGTCAAGCTAGCCAGCATTGCCAAATACTGGTACGCACCTCCTAAAAATAGTGATTAAACTGGTCTTTTGTTATTCTTTCGGCCGTGAACTAGAGTAAGAATCCGACGTTATCGTCGCTTGGAGGATTCGACTAGCGGCCTATGTCACACGCCTGGAACGCGTGCGGGGAGCGATCCCCTCGTGGGTTCAAATCCCACATCCTCCGCAAATGATGGCCAGTCAGGACGCGAACCCCTGTCATAGCTTGGCTGGGCTCCAACACCGCATAGCAAGTTTTAAGCCCTGCTATGCGGTGTTTTGCCACTCGGGATTGTGTCTGTCACCGCTCGGTTGTAAGGAGCTCAAGGGCTTAGCCCAGCATATCGTTCTCTTTTGGGCCAAACCTGCTCCACGAAGGGTCCATTAGACAGATACGGTGGCTCCGACATAGAGAAGCTCATTGGAGGCATTCCAAAGGCTGATGAGACTGCATCAGCGCGGTTCGTCGTTAGACATCAGGTACCTGGGTTACTCCCAGTGGTACGGAGAAGAGATAATCGCAGCGCTCAAGGCCTCCTTGGCTACTTAGAGCGACAGCCCCGGATGCTCTTTACGGCCGACAAACCACGCGGTACCCCTGGGCAGAAGGCCTGTTTGTCGGCCGAATGTGACATTGTGCTGAGTGTGTTGTTGAATCGTTTCCCGACTCACGTCTTCTTAGTTCCGAAAAGTGCGACAGCCAGGCCGACCTCCGTATCAAACCCCAGACCTACATATCAAGAGTTAAATTGGCCACACCCTCATGACATAGGTCAGGTTAGACATAAAGTTTTCTACTGGTAGTTCTGCAGGGCTACCGGAGCGCACAGCAGTCATCGGATCAAGGAGCCGACCCTGGCCACTGTCGGTTCAGAGACCCACCGGCCCTACTTTAAGATACCGTTGTCAGAAGGTCCTCTCCTCCCCAAAGCAAAGAAATTGTTGTCGACGGCAGCCCGTAATCGTATATCGGAGCCTTCATAATTCAATTTAAACTAGAAAAACGCATGGGTCCGGGGTAAGACCGGAACCATGCGTAATTTTTTGCTTTGATTTGGGGTTAGCCGTGCTTAGCTTTTAATGTCCGCGCCATCTGTCTTGGAGAATTCACCCTCAAATACAGCTTCACAGCCAGGTGTATTCCAATCAAGGCTGGAGGACCCGACACCGATCGCCACCATCAGCGCGCCGACGGCAGTGGAACCGAGTGCTGGGTTGATCTTAGAAAGCTGCTGTGCGACTGCAGCGAGCTCGCCTGAGGAACCGCCTGCAATTTCGGTGTCAACAGAGCTACCGCCGGTATCGATGGAAGGCATGTTCTGTTGGAACTGAGAGTTAATTTGAGCAATCAGCGCATTGATCTGTGGTGCGAACATACCTACAGTCGATCCGCCGAGTGCAACAAGCAGTCCTAGAGGAATCAAGAACGCGAATGGACCATCGAAGCTTGATCCGCCTGCTACGCACTTTGCAGCACCAGATGAACCGCCCTGTGTTGTCAAGGACTGCAGGACGGAGGAGCCAACCTGCCCCTCGCCACCGGTTTCGTTAGAAGAACCGAGAGATGAAGCAGAGCCTGCATCCCCACTCTCAGTACCGGAAGAACCAGACTTGGAGGAGCCGCCCTTGGAGCCGCCCCCAGAAATGCCGCCTTCGCTCTTGCCACCGGTTTCGCCAGATGAGCCACCCTGTGTTGTCAAGGACTGCAGGACGGAGGAGCCAACCTGCCCCTTGCCACCGGTTTCGTTAGAGGAACCGAGAGATGAAGCAGAGCCTGCATCCCCACTCTCAGTACCGGAAGAACCAGACTTGGAGGAGTCATCTTTGCCGTCCTTGGAGGTGTCGTCATTGCCACCATCAACGCTGGAAACGAGAGAGGTTGTTCCTGAGAGTCCGAGCACTGATACGAGTAGAGCGATAAGGCCGCCTGGAAGGAGGGAGCTACCTAAAGCTGTGGAGCCTGCTACCGTTGCTGAACCCTGCGCATCGCCATCTTCGATCAGCCCGGAGGACATACCTTTACCTTCACCTTCTACTCCGAGGGAGGATCCGGCACCAAGAAGCTTTGAGGATTCACCAGAAGAACCAACTGGTGTTGGCTCTGGTGTTGGCTCTGGTGTTGGTTTCGGTGTTGGTTTCGGTGTTGGTTTCGGTGTTGGTTCTGGTGTTGGTTCTGGTGTTGGTTCCGGAGTCGGTTCTGGTGTTGGCGTTTCGGTTTCTTCGATCTCTTCGCCGGTATCTTTGTCAACGCGGGTGACTGTCAGAAGATTCTGGTGCACTCTCCGCTTCGTAAGGTAGATCTCTAACGCCTGGTGGCTTGCCACTGACGCGCGAGCCTCACCACCCCCACCAATCAGAATCTCATAAACCTTTTGCACCTTGCTGTCTTCAAAATAGTGCGGTCCGTGCGAGTCGGTGTAGTACCACACCGCATACTGGGTTGCGCCATAAAACTCTAAGTCACTTAGCCCGTACCGCTGCTGCAGGCCCAACTTGTCATTACCGAAGCCTGTTTCCAGAACTTCGAGAATGTTCTTCTCAAGCTCTTCGCCCCCGATACGCGGATTTGAAGCTGATTCAGTGAACACATTACCCGTGGCGATCATCTTCTTCGCCAGGAACAAGTGAACTGGGGCCAGCTGGTTCATGTTGTAACAGTAGACGATGGTGCCATCTACTCTCATGATTCGAGCTTTACCGTAGCCCTGAAACTCAGAGGAGTTTAGAGCGTACAGCTTGTACTGTACCTCTTGCGCGGAAGCCTGGGGCGCGGACAGGACACTCGTAAAAAGGGCTACGACGCTTATCAGCGCGACGATGACAGCCGTTAGCCCTTTCCTTCTCGTGGTTGTTTGGGTTAAAAATCCCAATTTCTCTCCCTTTCTTTCCTTCTACCTTCTCACTGAAGGAAAACTCACCGGATTCTTACGTTCTCGATCATCTAACAACTTTCCAACGCGGTCAATCTCTGTGAAAAGCCTGTGTTCTAAATGGGGGTAGGCTAATGATGGTTTAACTATAAAACAGACCCTATACCCCCTGGGTATATGACAAAATTAGTTCCCGACGGAACCTTACCTCCATCAACCCCCTAGCCCGCCAGGAATTCACACAGCCTCAACATCGAATATTACCGGTGCGCGAGGCACTGCTTCCAGCTCAAACCCGCTGGCAATAGCCTCAATCGTGCGCGCCCCCGCAACCCCGAGAGATTCCCCAATCCACTCGACAACACCAGAGACCCCAACACTAGGCACCAACTCGCGGAGGGTAACAGCCCCGTCCCGCTTTGCTAAACGCCGCCCTTGAACATTAAGAACCAAGGGAACATGCACATAACTAACCTGTGGAACACTTAAGACATGAGCAAGGTAACCCTGAGCAGGCGCCTGGCTAAGCAGATCGTCGCCACGCACCACATGATCAACATGCTGAAACGCATCGTCGACCACAACAGCCAAGTTGTAGGCCCAGTCCCGCGCTTGGTTACGGTTTCCCCCACGCTGTAACACCACGTCGTCGATAGGCGAAGTCAGCTCACCTGCAAACTCATCGTGCACAGTCCACGTATCTACCTCCGCACGCAACCGCAACGCAGGTACTCTGCCTTGCTGCTCCAACTCGGCCCGGCGCCGCTGGCGCTGGGACTGGCTCAGGTCACGGCAGGTTCCCGGATACATTCCGTGTGGCACATGAGGAGCCGACGCTGCCTCCCGGATCTCTTTGCGGGAGCAATAACACTCGTACACCAAACCGCGCGCTTTCAGAAAATCCAGGGCTTGTTGGTAAGCCGAAAAACGATCAGATTGGTACAGTATCTCCCCATCCCAGTCAATCCCTAGTGCCTGCAGATCCTCAATCTGGCGCTGCGCGGACTCTTGTGAGGAACGCGCCGTGTCAATATCTTCTACCCGCAGCACAAACTTCCGCCCGCTGCTCCGCGCAACTAACCACGCCACCACGGCGGTGCGTAAATTACCCAGATGTAAATCGCCGCTGGGTGAAGGGGCGTAGCGCCCGGCAGAATCCGCAACCATGTGTGCCACAATAGCCCCATGCAGTATGTGACGCGTTCACCGTATCCGGTTGTTGTCTCCATCTTCGTGGCGGTGTTCTTGATCTCCAATATCACCGCCTCCAAAGGGGTTGAGCTTGGCCCCTTCGTCACAGACGGCGCCTTCTTCCTTTTCCCACTGTCCTATATTCTGGGCGATGTGCTGGCAGAGGTCTACGGTTTTCGCGCTTCACGACGCGCCATCCTCACCGGTTTTGCCACCACCCTCTTGGCGGTTGCGGCCTTTTATATCGCCATTTGGCTGCCAGCGGCTAAGTTTTACCCGCACCAGGAGGAATTCGCACTCATCCTTGGGCTGGTACCCCAGATTGTCGCAGCTTCACTGGCCGGCTACCTCGTCGGCCAGCTGCTGAATGCATGGGTGTTGGTGAAGATGAAAGAAAAACTTGGGCAGCGCAATATGTGGGCCCGGCTGATTGGATCCACAGCGGTGGGCGAGTTTGGCGATACATTAATCTTTTGCACTATCGCAGCACCGGTGATCGGGATTTCCACCACCGCAGACTTCCTCAACTTCGTAATTGTCGGTTTCTTGTGGAAAACCCTGCTTGAAGTAGTGCTTCTGCCGCTGACCTACGCCGTTATCAACTGGGTACGCACACGCGAACAGGCAGCCCAAGAGGTAGGGCCGCACACACCTGTAGCACGCGCTTAAACCTGTCGCGCGATATTTATATCGCGCGGTAGTAACGCGCAAGGAAGGAATCGCGGTATTCCTCAAAGCGGCCCTGCTGGATCGACTGGCGAATATTATCTACCAGGCGGATCATAAATTCCAGATTGTGCATAGTACACAACGTGCCTGCCAAAAATTCCTTCGCTTTAAGCAGATGATGGATATAGGCCCGCGAATAATTCTGCGAAACATAGCCACCGAACTCCTCGTCCACACCGCGGAAATCCCGTTTGAAACGCGCACCAGTCAGATTCAGCCGACCATCCAACGTATAAACACCGCCGTGACGGCCCAGGCGTGTCGGCGCTACACAGTCAAAAGTATCAGCCCCTGCCTCAACAGCAGCGAAAATATCATCAGGCTCAGAAATCCCTAGTAGGTGGCGCGGCTTATCTTCCGGTAACTCATCGGTGACCCATCCCACGATGGTTCCCAAGTTTTCCTTCTCAATTGCCCCACCGATCCCAAATCCGCCGAAACCGCGCTTGCCCTCCATGCGCGCCTGCCGATCCAGCTCAAGCAGGCCCCGGGTTGCTTGCCTGCGAAGATCCTCGTACTGCGCGCCTTGCACCACACCCCACAGGGACTGCTTTGGCCGTGCGCTGCGCAATCGTGTCAGCCGCGTATGTTCGTCAATGCAGCGCTTGGCCCAACGGCGCGTGCGTTCCACCGATTCTTCCTGGTATTCACGCGTATCGACGAGAGTGGTCAGCTCATCGAATGCGAAGAGGATATCAGCACCCAAACCGTGCTGGATTTGCATTGACACCTCAGGGGTAAAGCGGTGTGAGGAACCATCAATGAAACTCTTAAAATCCACGCCGTTATCGTCGACATGCGCCATGCGCTCTTTATCCTTCGCGCGAATGTCCTCGTGGCTGAGTTTTGCAGTGTCCATGGCCAGCACCTTTTTGAACCCCACACCCAGGCTCATCACCTGGAAACCACCGGAGTCTGTATAGGTGGGCCCGTGCCAGTTTGAGAACCGGGCCAAGCCACCTGCCTCATCCACAATGTCGTGCCCCGGCTGCAAATAGAGGTGGTAGGCGTTCGACAAGATGGCCTGCGCGCCGGTGTTGCGGATCTGCTCAGGTGTCAATGTTTTCACCGTTGCCTTAGTGGCTACGGGGATAAACGCGGGAGTATGGATCTCACCGTGCGGGGTGTGGATCACACCTGTTCGGCCATGGCGCCCGGGGCCCTGCTCAAGGCGATCGCCAATGGTGAACGAGAGATCGTCGTCAAGCGACGCTGTCGGCTCGGTGGGCACTGTGGGCTGGTTTGTCATAGTTAACCAGTGTAGACAAGGCCCGCGCGCTCTTTCGTTTCCTGTTGGCTTAAAAGTTTTTCTTCGTACTCTTCTTCCAGAGCAGCGCCCTCAACATCAAGATTAGGCAAGATCGTGTCCAACCAGTTCGGGATCCACCACGTTGCCCGCCCCATCAAAAACATCGTGGCAGGCACCAAGGCCATGCGGATAAAGAAGGCATCAAAGAAAATTCCTACGCCCAGGGCAAAACCGAAGATTTGGATAAAAGGCAAGGGCTGGTCAATGAAGGCAACAAATACCACAATCATGATCACAGCGGCGGCTGTGACCACGCGGGCACCCTGGGCGAAGCCCTCCACCGTGGACTCCTCGACTGCCTTGAGCACGCCCTTTTCATAGTTGGCACCGCCGCGCGCGGTGTACTGCTCCTTCATCCGCGTGACCAAGAACACTTGGTAGTCCATGGCCAAACCAAAGGTCACGCCGATCAGGAAGATTGGCATAAATGACAACAGCGGGGCCGGGGTGTTGACCAAGTCCCACAAACCTTCCTGCCACACCAACACTGTCATGCCGAAGGCTGCACCCACAGAAAGCAGAAAACCAAGACCAGCCACGATCGGCACCATGATGGAGCGGAAGACCAACAGCAACAAGATGATCGCCAACCCAACAACCACCGCAAGGTAGAGGGGCATAGCGTCTTCGAGCTCTTCTGTAATGTCCATCTGAACAGCCGTCAGGCCTGTCAGCCCAAGATCTACGCCGGTGGCATCAGCTACCTGCTCGCCTTGGGCGCGCAGAGCCTCTGCAACAGCGACAGTGTGTTGGTCATCCGCCCCAGAAGTAGGGGTGACCAGAACCTGTGCGGCCGTCATATCATCGTTCGCAGCAATCAGCTGGGCGTGTTTCACACCGTTGACAGTTTTCATTTCATCCACGGTGTAGATGAACGAACTTGTCGCAGCAGCCTCAACCGGCTCTGTGCCCTCCATCGCAGACATGTACGGCTGCAACACTGGCGCCTCAGGGTTGATATTGTGCGCATCGACGATCACGAGAAACGGCGCGTTGACACCTTCACCAAAACCTTCAGCCATGATGTCAGCCGACTTGCGCTGGGTGGTGTCCCTATTGCTTGTCGAATCCGAAGGTAGTGATAGTTCCATGTTTAGTACAGGAGCTGAGGCCGCACCAAGCAATAGCACCACCACAGCCATGACAAGCCCAGGGAAGCGCCGCACAAAGTTAACCCACTTACGGCCAAGAGAATCTGTGCTGAGATCTTTGCCCTCTGCCTTTCCCCGCCTAGGGTTACCAGCTACACCGGGTACTTTCACCCCAAATGCTCGGTCACCCCAGATGCCAAGCAAAGCAGGCACGAGGGTTAATGACACAAGCACCGCGATCGCCACCGTAACAGCGGCGGAAAGACCCATCCACGTCAAGAACTCAATGCGGGCAATTGCAAGTGCCACCAAGGCCACAAACACCGTAAACCCGGCAAAGACCACGGAAGAACCTGCAGTACCCACAGCCATACCGGCGGCCTCGGGGCCGGGCATGCGTTGTCGCTCTTGCCTATAACGCGACAGGATAAATAAGGCGTAGTCAATGCCCACAGCCAAGCCAATCATGATTGCCAGCACCGGGGTAATCTCATTGAGCTCAACCCAGTGGGTAGCCATGACGATCAGCAACACACCGATCCCCACCCCAATGACGGCCGTAATCACCGGCATGGATGCGGCGATCAGCGAGCCGAACGTGAAAATCAGCACAAAGAACGCCACAATCAGCCCAATGATCTCACTGGTGGATTTAATTTCGATGGGTTCACCAAAACCGGCGCCGCCGGCCTCCACCTGCAGGCCCTGGTCACGGCCGATCTCCATCGCCTCTGTCACGATGTCACGATCAGATTGCTCCACCGTGTAGTTGGTCTCCGCATCGAAGTTGAACGTGGTGTAGCCGATTGTTTGATCGTCGGAAAGCAACGCCACATTAGCGGCGTCTTGGCGTGCGGTTTCCTCTGGCAGGCCCATGTCGGTTTCCAACTTGACGATGGCCTCGGTCTGGGCAGGCGAAACATCAACGGGGTTGCCAAAACGCTCCGTATCCTTCATCACCAGATTATCTTCGAGGTAAGCGATGACCTCGTTGATGGCCGCGTAGTTCGCCGGATCAGCCAGCGTTTCACCTTCGGGTGCTTTGAACACCAAGTTCACCCCCGGTGCACTCACCGGATTTGTCTGGTGAGGAAAGTTGTCCGCCAGGTTGTACAAGGCGTTGATCGACGGTGTGCCTGAGATGGAGAAGTTC comes from Corynebacterium cystitidis and encodes:
- a CDS encoding thioester-forming surface-anchored protein — encoded protein: MGFLTQTTTRRKGLTAVIVALISVVALFTSVLSAPQASAQEVQYKLYALNSSEFQGYGKARIMRVDGTIVYCYNMNQLAPVHLFLAKKMIATGNVFTESASNPRIGGEELEKNILEVLETGFGNDKLGLQQRYGLSDLEFYGATQYAVWYYTDSHGPHYFEDSKVQKVYEILIGGGGEARASVASHQALEIYLTKRRVHQNLLTVTRVDKDTGEEIEETETPTPEPTPEPTPEPTPEPTPKPTPKPTPKPTPEPTPEPTPVGSSGESSKLLGAGSSLGVEGEGKGMSSGLIEDGDAQGSATVAGSTALGSSLLPGGLIALLVSVLGLSGTTSLVSSVDGGNDDTSKDGKDDSSKSGSSGTESGDAGSASSLGSSNETGGKGQVGSSVLQSLTTQGGSSGETGGKSEGGISGGGSKGGSSKSGSSGTESGDAGSASSLGSSNETGGEGQVGSSVLQSLTTQGGSSGAAKCVAGGSSFDGPFAFLIPLGLLVALGGSTVGMFAPQINALIAQINSQFQQNMPSIDTGGSSVDTEIAGGSSGELAAVAQQLSKINPALGSTAVGALMVAIGVGSSSLDWNTPGCEAVFEGEFSKTDGADIKS
- the gluQRS gene encoding tRNA glutamyl-Q(34) synthetase GluQRS, with the translated sequence MVADSAGRYAPSPSGDLHLGNLRTAVVAWLVARSSGRKFVLRVEDIDTARSSQESAQRQIEDLQALGIDWDGEILYQSDRFSAYQQALDFLKARGLVYECYCSRKEIREAASAPHVPHGMYPGTCRDLSQSQRQRRRAELEQQGRVPALRLRAEVDTWTVHDEFAGELTSPIDDVVLQRGGNRNQARDWAYNLAVVVDDAFQHVDHVVRGDDLLSQAPAQGYLAHVLSVPQVSYVHVPLVLNVQGRRLAKRDGAVTLRELVPSVGVSGVVEWIGESLGVAGARTIEAIASGFELEAVPRAPVIFDVEAV
- a CDS encoding queuosine precursor transporter gives rise to the protein MQYVTRSPYPVVVSIFVAVFLISNITASKGVELGPFVTDGAFFLFPLSYILGDVLAEVYGFRASRRAILTGFATTLLAVAAFYIAIWLPAAKFYPHQEEFALILGLVPQIVAASLAGYLVGQLLNAWVLVKMKEKLGQRNMWARLIGSTAVGEFGDTLIFCTIAAPVIGISTTADFLNFVIVGFLWKTLLEVVLLPLTYAVINWVRTREQAAQEVGPHTPVARA
- the tgt gene encoding tRNA guanosine(34) transglycosylase Tgt, whose protein sequence is MTNQPTVPTEPTASLDDDLSFTIGDRLEQGPGRHGRTGVIHTPHGEIHTPAFIPVATKATVKTLTPEQIRNTGAQAILSNAYHLYLQPGHDIVDEAGGLARFSNWHGPTYTDSGGFQVMSLGVGFKKVLAMDTAKLSHEDIRAKDKERMAHVDDNGVDFKSFIDGSSHRFTPEVSMQIQHGLGADILFAFDELTTLVDTREYQEESVERTRRWAKRCIDEHTRLTRLRSARPKQSLWGVVQGAQYEDLRRQATRGLLELDRQARMEGKRGFGGFGIGGAIEKENLGTIVGWVTDELPEDKPRHLLGISEPDDIFAAVEAGADTFDCVAPTRLGRHGGVYTLDGRLNLTGARFKRDFRGVDEEFGGYVSQNYSRAYIHHLLKAKEFLAGTLCTMHNLEFMIRLVDNIRQSIQQGRFEEYRDSFLARYYRAI
- a CDS encoding MMPL family transporter — translated: MAKLLFRLGRWSYKQKWRLVIAWLVLLIAAATAGVSLAKPFTSNFSISGTPSINALYNLADNFPHQTNPVSAPGVNLVFKAPEGETLADPANYAAINEVIAYLEDNLVMKDTERFGNPVDVSPAQTEAIVKLETDMGLPEETARQDAANVALLSDDQTIGYTTFNFDAETNYTVEQSDRDIVTEAMEIGRDQGLQVEAGGAGFGEPIEIKSTSEIIGLIVAFFVLIFTFGSLIAASMPVITAVIGVGIGVLLIVMATHWVELNEITPVLAIMIGLAVGIDYALFILSRYRQERQRMPGPEAAGMAVGTAGSSVVFAGFTVFVALVALAIARIEFLTWMGLSAAVTVAIAVLVSLTLVPALLGIWGDRAFGVKVPGVAGNPRRGKAEGKDLSTDSLGRKWVNFVRRFPGLVMAVVVLLLGAASAPVLNMELSLPSDSTSNRDTTQRKSADIMAEGFGEGVNAPFLVIVDAHNINPEAPVLQPYMSAMEGTEPVEAAATSSFIYTVDEMKTVNGVKHAQLIAANDDMTAAQVLVTPTSGADDQHTVAVAEALRAQGEQVADATGVDLGLTGLTAVQMDITEELEDAMPLYLAVVVGLAIILLLLVFRSIMVPIVAGLGFLLSVGAAFGMTVLVWQEGLWDLVNTPAPLLSFMPIFLIGVTFGLAMDYQVFLVTRMKEQYTARGGANYEKGVLKAVEESTVEGFAQGARVVTAAAVIMIVVFVAFIDQPLPFIQIFGFALGVGIFFDAFFIRMALVPATMFLMGRATWWIPNWLDTILPNLDVEGAALEEEYEEKLLSQQETKERAGLVYTG